In a genomic window of Mycolicibacillus parakoreensis:
- a CDS encoding ectoine synthase — protein MIVRTTEEITGTDRDVADKAWRSKRIVLADDGVGFSFHETTIEAGSVNEFHYKHHFEAVWLVEGKGTLTDLETGVDYPLAAGSMYLLNGHERHRIVCDEQMRMLCVFNPPVTGREVHDETGAYAAPAAQA, from the coding sequence ATGATTGTGCGCACCACCGAGGAGATCACCGGCACCGACCGCGATGTGGCGGATAAGGCCTGGCGTTCCAAGCGGATCGTCCTCGCCGACGACGGCGTGGGGTTCTCGTTCCACGAGACCACCATCGAAGCCGGGTCGGTCAACGAATTCCACTACAAGCACCACTTCGAGGCGGTCTGGCTGGTGGAGGGTAAGGGCACCCTCACCGACCTGGAGACCGGTGTCGACTATCCGCTGGCCGCCGGGTCGATGTACCTGCTCAACGGCCATGAGCGGCACCGCATCGTCTGCGACGAGCAGATGCGGATGCTCTGTGTGTTCAACCCCCCGGTGACCGGACGGGAGGTTCACGACGAGACCGGCGCCTACGCCGCCCCTGCTGCGCAGGCATGA